In the genome of Zootoca vivipara chromosome 6, rZooViv1.1, whole genome shotgun sequence, the window GCTCAGCCACCCCCCTTCACAGTCACACGCCTCTCCTGGGGCCCGGATGGATGCGTTCCAGGTCTGCAAACTAACACACCCTCACAACTCCTTGCCACCAAAAGGATTCAATTCTTTTACTCTGCTGAAGTTTCACCTTCCATTTTCTTCCATAGACATTCCAGTGTAACAGAAAAGGCAGCTCCCTTTATTTGTCCCAATAGtgcaaaaagcaggaaaaaaccCTCCATGAGatcataagcagagcctgctggatcagatctaagtccagaatcctgttctcagatGCCGCTCCTCCTCTTCTGTGAATTGGtccaatcttttaaagccatcccaagtTGGTGCTCTTGCTGCCAGCAGAAGAAAGCAAAGCATGTCTGCATACAATGCAAGGCCTGCCTTCCAGCCCCCTGATGCTCCAACCTTCAAAATGCAAAGCCCTTCCCCTGCTGAACCATCACCAGGGAACATAACATGCTTGACAATCTGAAAGCAACCTCTTTCATTAGTCCTGAGCCAAAGGAAGGGGCTGCTCCATAGCTGGGCTCCGGTGGGGCTTAGGCAAGTCTGCAGCAAGGAGCCCCGGTGTGTGCAGGGCTCAGTGGcttctctcctccttcttctccttgtgggccttcttttctttcttgggcTTCTTCAACTTCTTCTGGCGGCCAGTGCCAGGTCCCTGCAGACGTGGGGGGAAGCAGAATATCTTAACATTTCCTaccagctgcagcaggagaggcCCCAGCAGGCAAAGGAAGTTTGACCAGGAGCCAGCCCTCAATCCAGGGGCGGGTGTGTTGAGGGAAGCCCGgtgcagcgggggtggggggagggaatggatAGGGCTAGTCAGGAAATTgggacaggagggcctggcatgctctggtccatggggtcacgaagagttggacacgactaaacaacaacaaaacagaagagAAGAGAGCCTGTGAACACACTGCTTTCACTGACTCTCAAAGGCCAGTTGGCATCCATGCAGGAGGTTTTCACATTGCCCAGAGAATGGAGCCCTAGaaaggtagagttggaaggggccctggcGGCAAACcctttgcagtgcaggaatcttgccccatgtgagccttggggggggggagctgttggcTTGCTGCCTGCACCCAAGCGTTGCCCAGAGTCCTGACATGGAGGGAGCTATTGCTTGTCACCTAAGAATGACGCCAGTATCACCAGGAAGTTTAGCAGCCAAGCATCTCCACACCCaaaagcacacagaaatggcAGTAACCATGACCCTCACAAACTCTCAAAACCTGGGCAAAGAGGCACATCTTAACCTGGACCGGAAAGGGTTAGAAGTCAAGAGGAGTCCAAAGGCCACCTAGCCCATCCCGTCCCCCTCCTCACGGGGGACATGATGGGAGACCCAGGGCTGGAGCATTTCTAGGCTTCCATGGACGCGCCCCTCccaggaaggtggggggggggaggcgacaaAGGTCTGCGAGAGGAGGGGGTCAGGCCTCTTTCTCCTAGACGGGGGTGTCCCTCCGCCAACCTCCCGCCACCGCCTCTTGCCTTGCGCTCCTGGTCGCTGTCgctggaggagctgctgctgctgctgctactggagTCGGATGCAGATCGGGGCCCGCCTTCCTGCAAGGGGGAAGCGGGAGTGAGAGGGGGGGTCCCGTTGCTGGGGGGGGTCTCCGCCAGTTGCTCAAGCGGGGAATTGGAGGGGAGGGACCCCCCAACTCACCGCGAGGCTCTTTCCGGCGCCCTCGACCGCAGGAGGCGTCCCAGACGGCTGGGCAGCCGCAGGCGCATCGCCGCTGCGCGGGCCCGGCTTCATCTCCGCGACGGCATCGGGCTTCGGGGGACCGGGCCCCAGCgctgcaggcagaggagagggaaagagccGCCCCAGGGTCACACACGGGGCCTCACCTCGAGGGGACCCAGGCGTCCTGGCCTTGGGGACACCCCGcccccagcaaaaaaagaagagagaatccAGCCGTCTTGCCAGGTAGTCCACCCCGACTCACCTGCCGCCAGGTCGAAGTCCATCGTGCCAGGTGGCGGTGCGCACTTGCTCCGGTGGGCGACGGCGGGGCGCTTTCCCGAAGGCAGGCGGGGCGAGGCGCCGCCCGGAGAGGAGGGGCGCGGCGCGCTTGCTCGGAAGCCGCCCCAGAGCGTCCGTCGAGCGCGGGGGACGGGCCTCGGGACCCAGCCCGATGCATCATCCTCGGTGGGCGGGGCTGCGTCCGccccgtcgggggggggggcgcccggGGCTTTTCCGGGCGCAGAAGCACAGAAGTGGCCAAGAGACGGGGAGGTGGGTCTCCGGAGGCCGGAGCTTGGTGGGCAGAGGGCACACACATCCCCTGCCCGCCTGGCCAGAGGTCCTGAGCTTAGAGacagtgttataagaaaaaactgctccttttccccttatggggtatccaagagcccgtatagagtccttatatAGGTtttctatcggtaggagaaattacagaggccaaccagagaatattgagaaacaaagcagctagtaagcatgatctttatcaaactgttgcaacagggtgctcacaaccACATGCAAGACAGCAGGAGGCAGGAGGAACCCAGATCAATGGTGTGCAAggccttatatagacatttgaaaattgcctcccctgt includes:
- the LOC118086655 gene encoding uncharacterized protein LOC118086655, which translates into the protein MRKKSFLTEQFFLITLSLSSGPLARRAGDVCALCPPSSGLRRPTSPSLGHFCASAPGKAPGAPPPDGADAAPPTEDDASGWVPRPVPRARRTLWGGFRASAPRPSSPGGASPRLPSGKRPAVAHRSKCAPPPGTMDFDLAAALGPGPPKPDAVAEMKPGPRSGDAPAAAQPSGTPPAVEGAGKSLAEGGPRSASDSSSSSSSSSSSDSDQERKGPGTGRQKKLKKPKKEKKAHKEKKEERSH